The genome window TCGGCCCCCCGCGCGCACGGCGACGCGAGCGCCGTGGCGACAGCCAGGGCGAAGCAGAGCGCGGAGCGACGGGCACACATGCGCGCGCTTTAGCACACCTCGCCGCGCGTCGCATGGAGCCGGCCTATCGCGTGAAGCGGAGCCGCTTGACGGTCCCGATGTAGCTCGGCGGCTTGCCGAACGTGACCATGTACGCCGTGTCGTTCGTCGCGGCGAGGTCCGAGAGGGTCTCGTCGCGGTCGATCACGGTCGCGCCCGAGCCGTCGGGGTTGGCGGCCGGCGGGGGGGGGGGGGGGGGGGGGCGGCGGGGGGGGGGGGGGGGGGGGGGGGCGGGGGGGGGGGGGGGGGGGGGGGGGGGGGGGGGGGGGGGGGGGGGGGGGGGGGGGGGGGGGGGGGGGGGGGGGGGGGGGGGGGGGGGGGGGGGGGGGGGGGCGGGCGCGGCGGGCGGGGGCGGGGCGGCGCGGGGCCGCGGCGGGCGGGGCGGCGGCGGGGCGGCGGGGGGGGGCCGCCGCGGCGGGGGGCGCGCGGGGGGGGGGGGGGGGGGGGGGGGGGGGGGGGGGGGGGGGGGGGGGGGGGGGGGGGGGGGGGTTGGCGGGGGGGGGGGGTGGGTTTTTTTTTTTGGGGTTTGGGGGGGGGGGGGGGGGGGGGGGGGTTTTTGGGGCCCCGGGGGCGGGGCCCGGGGCTTTGTGGGGGGGGGGGGGCCCGGGGGCCCCCGGGGGGGGGGTTGGGTTGGGGGGGGGGGGGGGGGGGGGGGGGGGGGGGGGGGGGGGGGGGGGGGGGGGGGGGGAGGGGAGGGGGTTGGGGGGGGGGGTTTTCGTGTTGTTTTGGGGCCCGGCGGGGCTTTCCCCGTGGGGGGGGTGGGGGGGGGGGGCGGGGGTGGGGGCGGGGGGGGGGCCCCCCGGGGGGGGGGGGGGGGGGGAGGGGGGTGGGGGGGGGGGGGGGGGGAGAGGGGAATTTCTTTTTTTTTTTTTGGGGGGGTCTTTTCGGGGTGGGGGGGGAGGGGGGGGGGGGGGGGGGGTTTTTTTCCGGGGGGGGGGGGGGCTTCTTTCCCGGGGGGGGGGGGGGGGGGGGCCCCCCCGCCGGCCCCGGGGGGGGGGGGGGGGCGCCGGGCCCGGCCCCGGGCGGGGGGGGGGCCCCCCGCCCCCCGGGGGCCCCCCCCCCCCCCGGGGGGGGGGGGGGGGCCCGGGGGCCCGGGAGGGGGGGGGGGCGGGGCCCGGCCGGGGGAGGGGCCGGGGGCCCCGGGGGTTTTTGTTCCCCCCGCGGGGGGGGGGGGGGCCGGCGGCCGGCCCGGCCCGCCGGGACGGGGGGGGCCGGCCGGGCGGGGGGGGCCCCCCCCCGGGGGACCCTTCCGGGCCGGGGGGCCCCGCCCCCGCCCCCCCCCCCCCGCCGGGGGGCCGGGGGGGGGGTTTGGGCGCGGGGGGGGGGGGGGTTTTTTTTTCCCGGGGGGGGGGGGGGGGGGGGGGGGGGGGGGGCGGCCCCCCCCCCCCCGGGCCCCGGGGGGGGCGGGGTCCCCGGGCGGGGGGGGGGCGGGCGGCCGGGGGGGGGGGCCCCCGGCCCCGCCCGGCCGGGGGGTCCCGGGGGGGGGGGGCGGGGGGGGGGGCCGGGGGGGGGGGGGGGCCCCCCCCCCGGCCGCCCGGGCCCCCCCGGGGGGGGGGGGGGGGGGCGGGGGGGGCGCCGGGGGGGCCCCGGGGGGCCTTTTTTTCGGCCCCCCCCCCGGCCGGGGGGGCCCGGGCGGGGGGGCCGGCGGGGGGGGGGCTCCCGGGGGTTTTTTCGCGGGCGGGGGGGGGGGGCCCCCCCCGGGGGGGGTTTTTTTGGGGGGGGGGGGGTTCCGGGCGGTCCCCTGTCCCCGGGGGGGGGGGGGTTTGGGGGGGTGGGGGGGGGGTTTGGGGGGGGGGGGGGGGGCGCGCGGGCGGGGGGGGGGGCGCGGGGCCCCCGCGGCGGCGGGGCCCCCGCCCCCCCGCCCCCCCCCCCCCCCCCCCCCCCCCCCCCCCCCCCCCCGCCCCCCCCCCCCCCGCCCGGGCCCCCGGCCGGCCGCGGGGGGGGCCCCCCGGCGCCCGCCCCCCGGGGGCGGGGCGGGGCCCGCCCCCGCCCCGGGCCGGCGCCGGGGGCCCCCCCCCCCCCCGCCGGCGCCCGGGCCCCCCCCTTCCCCCCCGCGGGGCCCGGGGGCCGGCCCCTGGCGGGGGGCCGCCCGGGCGGGGGCGGCCCCCGCCCGCCCGCCGCGGGGTCCGGGGGCCGGGGGGGGGGCGGGGGCCGGCGCGGGGGGGGGGCGCCGGCCCGGGGGGGGGGGGGGGGGGGGGGGGGCGGCCGGGCCGGGGGCCCGCCCGCGGCCCTCCGGCCGGGCGGGCGGGCCCGGCGCGGGCGGGGGGGGGGGGGGCGGCCGGCCCCCCCCCCCCGCCCGGCGGGGGCCCTCTCCGGGGGGGGGTTTTTTTCTGCCCCCCGGGGCCCGGCCTTGTCTTTTCCTTTTTTTTTTTTTTCCGGGCCCGCGTCTCGCGGGGGCGGGCCCGGGGGCGGGGGGGGGGGGGGGGGGGGCGTGTTTTTTTCCCCCGGGGTGGGGCGGGGGGCCCGGGCCCCCCCCCGCCCCCCGGGGGGGGCCCGGGGCCGCCGCCCCGGGCGGCGGGGGGGCGGCCCCCCCCCCGGCGCGGGCCCGGGCCGGCGGGCCGGCCGGGCGGGGGGGGGGGCGGGGGGGGCGGGGCCGGCCTCCCGGGGGGGGGCGGGGGGGGGGCCCGGGGCGGGGGGGCGGGGGCGGGGGGGGGGGCGGGCCGGGGGCCCCGCGGCGGCCCCCCGGGGGCGGGCGCGGCCGCGGGGGGGGGGGGGCGCCGGGGCCGCCGGCGGGGGCGGCGCGGGCCCTTTTTTTTTTTCGCCGCGGGGGGGCCTGTGGGGGGGGGGCGGGGGGGGCGCGGGGGTGGGGGGGGGGGGGGGGGGGGGGGGGCGGGGTTCGGCCGGGGGGGGTTGGGTTGGCGGGGGCGGGCGGGGGGGGGGCGGGGTGGGGGCCGGGGGGGGGGGGGGGGGCGGGGGGGGGGCCGCGGGGGGGGGGTCGGGGGGGGTCTTCCCCGGCGGGGGGGGGGGGGGGGGGGGGGGTGGGGGGGGGGGGGGGGGGGGGGGGGCGGGGGGGGGGGGGGGGGGGGGGGGGGGGGGGTTTTTTTTGGGGGGGGGGGGGGTTTGGGGGGGGGGGGGGGGGGGGGGGGGGGGGGGGGGGGGGGGGGGGTGGGGGTGGGGGGGGGGGGGGGGGGGGGCTGGGGGGGGGGGGGGGGGGGGGGGGGGGGGGGGGGGGGGGGGGGGGGGGGGGGGGGGGGGGGGGGGGGGGGGGGGGGGGGGGGGGGGGGGGGGGGGGGGGGGGGGGGGGGGGGGGGGGGGGGGGGGGGGGGGGGGGGGGGGGGGGGGGGGGGGGGGTTTTTGGGGGGGGGGTTTGGGGGGGGGGGGGGGGAGGGGGTTTGGGGGGGGGGGGGGGGGTGGGGGGGGTTTTGGGGGCGGGGGGGGGGGGGGGGTTTGGGGGGGGGGGGTGGGGGGGGGGGGGGGGGGGGGGGGGGGGGGGTTTCGGGGGGGGGGGGGGGGGGGGGGGGGGGGGGGGGGGGGGGGGGTTTGGGGGGGGGGGGGGGGGGGGGGGGGGGGGGGGGGGGGGGGGGGTTGGGGGGGGGGGGGGGGGGGGGGGGGGGGGGGGGGGGGGGGGGGGGGGGGGGGGGTCGGGGGGGGGGGGCGGCGGGGGGGGGGGGGGGGGGGGGGGGGGGGGGGGGGGGGGGGGGGGGTTCCCCCCTTTTCCCCCGCGGGCGGCCAACGGCGCACGATCGGCGCGGGCACCGGCGCGGCCGGCGCGGCCGGGGCCACGGGTGGGAACGGCGCCGGCGGCTCGAACGGCGGCAACGCGAGCAACGCGGCGCGCGGCGGCGCGGGCGCCTCGTCTTGCGGCGCCCCGGGCGGGCAGGGCGGCAACGGCGTGAGCGGCCTCACGGGCGGCCAGAGCGGCGCGACCGGCACCACCGCGGCGGCCGGCGGCACCGGCGCGAACGGCGGCTCGGGCGGCACGGCGGGCACGTGCAACACCGTCAGCGCGAGCAACGGCGGCTCGGCGCCGCCGGTCGGCGGCTTCGGCGGCCAGGGCAACCCCGGCTCCAACGGGAACGCGGGCGCAAACTTCGGCAGCTTCGACGCGCTCGGCACGTACACGCCCGCCAACGGCGGCGGCGGCGTGAACTCCGGCGCCGCGGGCGGCGGCGGCGGCGGCGGCGGCTCCGGTGGCGGCACCCGCCACGGCTGCGGCTTCGCCAACATCAACTGCTGCGACTCCACCTCGGGCGGCGGCGGCGGCGGCGGCGGCGGCGGGTGCGGCGGCCAGCCGGGCACGGGCGGCTCCGGCGGCGGCGGGAGCTTCGGCATCGTGAGCGTCGGGTCCAACGTGCAGGTCCTCCAGACCAAGATGACCACGCGCGCGGGCGGCGCGGGCGGCGCGGGTGGCAGCGGCGGCAACGGCGGCGGCGGCGGCGGCGGTGGCTCCGGCGGCAACAACACGAACGCGGGCAACCACCCCGCGGGCAACGGCGCGGCGGGCTCGTCGGGCGGCTCCGGCGGGCGCGGCGGCGGCGCGGCGGGCGGCTCCGGGGGCCCCTCCGTGTGCATCGCGTACAAGGGCACGTCGCCCACTTCGGTCGGCACCACGTGCACGCTCGGCGGCAACGGCACGGGCGGCAACGGCGGCACGAACGGCGTGTCCTCGGCGCCCCGCGGCACCGACGGCATCGCGCAAGACCTGAAGAACGCGCCCTAGCCGCTTTTTAGGCCGCGCCGCGCTCGGCTCCCCGCGCACCCGCGGGGAGCGCGGCACCACACGACGGGAGGTTCTCGCTTTGCTTCGCACTCCGCTCGAACTCCGTAACCTCTCGTTTTTACTAGCCTTCAACGGACTGCTCGGCCTCGGCGTCGCGAGCTGCGGCGCCACCCAGCGCGAGCCGGGCACGCTCGACGAACCCGACGCCGCGAAGCCGCCGGCGCCGCTCCCCGAGACCGGCCCGATCGTGCAGTGCACGACCGCGGACTGCGACAAGGACGGCGTGCCCGCGCCGCTCGACTGCAACGATCTCGACCCGGCGATCGGCCCGGAGGCGTACGACTTCGTCGGCGACGGCGTCGACAACGACTGCGACGGCAAGGCCGACAACCCGGTCGCCACCTGCGAGACCGTGCCGGCGGCGGCGCCCGGCAGCCCGACCGACTTCGCCCGCGCGGCCGATCTGTGCCCGCAGCCGGGCAAGACCGCGGCCGGCGCCTACGATCCCCTCGTGCGCGCCGAGTGGGGCCTCGTGAAGGGGCTCGGCCCAGGCCAGCGGCTGTGGACCTCCGAGACCAAGATGCAGCAGGTGAACATCGTCACGAGCTTCGGCGACAACAAGCCGCGCCTCGGGAAGACCATGTTCGGCCTGTCGACCGGGCCCTGGGGCGCGGCCGACCCGCGAAACTCGCCGCCGCTCGACGAGGCCGGCTTCCGCATCAGCGACGGCTGCGCGGCCATCCCGCTCAACGCGAAGGACTGCCTCTCGCTGTCGTTCGGCTCGCCGGCGGGCGGCATCGGCGTGCAGGACTGGGCGGAGCTCAAGCTCACGGTGAAGGTGCCCCGCAACGCGAACGCGATGGTGTTCGACTACGCGTTCTTCTCGACCGAGTTCAACCAGTTCTGGCACGCCTCGCTGAACGACGCGTTCTTCGTGCTCGTGAACGGCACGAAGCACGCCGGCGACAACGTCGCCAAAGAGTCGAACGGCCTCGGCATGAGCGTGAACAGCAGCTTCTTCCAGATATGCACGAAGGCCCCGGGCCCATCGGGGCTGTCGCTCGACAAGTCGGCCGCGCTCTCGGACTGCCTCGGCGTCGACGGCGACGCGAGCAAGAACGCGTTCGGCTCACTCAAGGGCACGGGCTTCGACGGCGCGGGAGCCCGCCCGGCGACGGCACCGCCAAGTCGACCGACGGCACGAAGCTCTACGTCTACGGCGGCGGCAGCGGCTGGCTCACGGCGAAGTTCGCGGTGACGCCCGGCGAAACGATGACCGTGCGTATTCTGATTCACGACACGTTCGACGGCCTGAAGGACTCGAGCGTCCTCGTGGACAACCTCCGCTTCGAGGCCGCCAGCACCGAGGGCGGCGTCTTCCGACCGCGCTGATCCCCGGCCACGGCCGGCTATGCGCCGCCCGCGACCGTCATCTTCGCGACCCGGAAGGTCGGCGAGGCGGTCGACGTGCGCAGATCGAGATCGCTGCCGACCGCGTCGATGGTCTTCCACAGGTCGTCGACGTTGAGCGAGATCGTGACCTCGCTCACCGGATAGGAGAGCTCGCCGTTCTCGATCCAGAAGCCCGAGGCGCCGCGCGAGAAGTCGCCCGTGACGGCGTTGAAGCCGAAGCCCATCATGTCGACGACGTAGAGGCCCGACTTCGTGCCCTTGAGGATGTCCTCCGGGGAGTCTTTCCCGGGTCGAAAGATGAAGTTCGACGTGGAGGGCGAGACGCCCGCAGCGCCGCCGCGGGAGGCCGAGCCGGTGCTCTTGCGGCCCAGCTTGCGCGCCGAGTAGCTGTCGCAAAGGTAGGTGCGGAGGATGCCGTCCTCGACGACGACGTTCTGCCGACTCGCGAGGCCTTCGCCGTCGTACGGGCGGGAGCCCGGCGCCCGGGCGATGAGCGGATCGTCGACCACGGTGACGAGCTCGCTCGCCACGCGCGTGCCCTCACGGCCCACGAGATAGCTTGATTTCCGCCAGATCGCGCTGCCCATGATGCAGCCGGCGAGCATCCCGAGGATGCCGCGCGCCGCGTCGGGGTCGAAGATGACGGGCACTTCGCACGTGGGCACGGTGCGGGCGCCCAGCTTGCGCAGCGTGCGGCGCGCGGCCTCGGCGCCGACGGACTCGGGCGAGTCGAGCTCGGCCAGGTGGCGGCGCGCGGTCCAGTGGTGGCCACGGCGCTTCTTGCCGCCCTCGTCCTCCGCCAGCGGGACCACGCTGAGCGACTGGTACGACCCCTTGTAAGCTGCACGGAACCCGCTGGAGAGCACGAGCGCCGAGCCGCCAGCCACCCGCGCGAAGTTTCCCCCGTCGCTGTTCGTGATGCGAGGGTCGGCGTCGAGCGCGGCCTTCTCGCCGCGGCCGGCGAGCTCGAGGGCGGTCTTGGCGTCGATCCCGCCGCCCGCCGGATCGTAGAGATCGAGCTCCGGGGCGGCCGACGGATCACACAGCTCGGCGGGGTCCGCCGGGCCGGCGAACTCGTCGCGCTGGCAGAGATCGGACAGCTCGAGGGCGTCGCCGACGAAGCGCTCGAGCCCCGCGTCCGAGAGATCGCTCGTGGTGGTGGAGGCGACGCGCCCGCCCTTGATGATGCGCAGGCCCGCCGACCGGGTGCTCGCCTCCTCGACGAGCTCGGGCTTGCCGAGCCGGACGCGGACCGAAAGCTCCGCGCCGCTTCGGAGGATGCACTCGGCCACGTCGGCGCCGCCCTTGCGGGCCTTTTCGACGACACGATCTCCGATGGCGAGGGTTCCGCTGGTTCTCACGGTCGATGGACATGGGCCGAGACGCTACCACGATTCGCCCGCGCGCCGACCCGCGGCGCGGGGATCGCCCGCGCCACCCCACGGCCGCGACGCGCCCGCGTGGAGACGCAGGGAATGCGCCCGCGCGGGGCGAGAGCGCGTGCGCGCCGAGGAGCTCTTCTGTACAGTCGAGGGCATGGCGCTCTGGTCGACCCCCGTCCGCGAATACATGAGCCACAAGCTGATCTCGACCGACGCGCGCACGCCGCTCGAGGAGGCGCGCGCGCTGCTGGTGGAGCGCGACGTGTCCGGCCTCGTGGTGCTCGACCAGGGAAAGCTCGCGGGCATTCTCTCCACGACCGACCTCTTGCGCGGCACGATGATCGGCAGTCACGCGCGCAGGTGGCCGCCGACCCTCATGACGACCGACGTGGCCACGATCGAGGAGGCCGCGAGCCTCCGGGAGGCCGCCAAGGTGATGCTCGCGCGGCGCACGAACCGCGTGGTCGTGCTCCGCAAGGGCGTGCCGGTCGGCGTGCACAGCACGCGCGACGCGATGCGGGCCGTGATGCTCCACCACATCGAGGCGCCGCTCTCGCG of Myxococcales bacterium contains these proteins:
- a CDS encoding putative metal-binding motif-containing protein; protein product: MLRTPLELRNLSFLLAFNGLLGLGVASCGATQREPGTLDEPDAAKPPAPLPETGPIVQCTTADCDKDGVPAPLDCNDLDPAIGPEAYDFVGDGVDNDCDGKADNPVATCETVPAAAPGSPTDFARAADLCPQPGKTAAGAYDPLVRAEWGLVKGLGPGQRLWTSETKMQQVNIVTSFGDNKPRLGKTMFGLSTGPWGAADPRNSPPLDEAGFRISDGCAAIPLNAKDCLSLSFGSPAGGIGVQDWAELKLTVKVPRNANAMVFDYAFFSTEFNQFWHASLNDAFFVLVNGTKHAGDNVAKESNGLGMSVNSSFFQICTKAPGPSGLSLDKSAALSDCLGVDGDASKNAFGSLKGTGFDGAGARPATAPPSRPTARSSTSTAAAAAGSRRSSR
- a CDS encoding TldD/PmbA family protein — translated: MRTSGTLAIGDRVVEKARKGGADVAECILRSGAELSVRVRLGKPELVEEASTRSAGLRIIKGGRVASTTTSDLSDAGLERFVGDALELSDLCQRDEFAGPADPAELCDPSAAPELDLYDPAGGGIDAKTALELAGRGEKAALDADPRITNSDGGNFARVAGGSALVLSSGFRAAYKGSYQSLSVVPLAEDEGGKKRRGHHWTARRHLAELDSPESVGAEAARRTLRKLGARTVPTCEVPVIFDPDAARGILGMLAGCIMGSAIWRKSSYLVGREGTRVASELVTVVDDPLIARAPGSRPYDGEGLASRQNVVVEDGILRTYLCDSYSARKLGRKSTGSASRGGAAGVSPSTSNFIFRPGKDSPEDILKGTKSGLYVVDMMGFGFNAVTGDFSRGASGFWIENGELSYPVSEVTISLNVDDLWKTIDAVGSDLDLRTSTASPTFRVAKMTVAGGA
- a CDS encoding CBS domain-containing protein, with amino-acid sequence MALWSTPVREYMSHKLISTDARTPLEEARALLVERDVSGLVVLDQGKLAGILSTTDLLRGTMIGSHARRWPPTLMTTDVATIEEAASLREAAKVMLARRTNRVVVLRKGVPVGVHSTRDAMRAVMLHHIEAPLSRVMQTMIVTIDAEESCQTAIDRLDLENKSGLVVVEGAKPVGAFTHTEALKARLAGPEALLAPVDTAMSYETICLEETTPLYRAAGHAVQMGLRRIFVTRGAELVGTVTGFDLVRVMTWDAL